A window of the Amycolatopsis solani genome harbors these coding sequences:
- a CDS encoding acetyl-CoA carboxylase biotin carboxylase subunit, protein MFDSVLVANRGEIAVRVIRTLRDLGIRAVAVYSDADAEARHVREAHTAVRIGPAEASKSYLSIPAIVDAAVSSGAQAVHPGYGFLAENAEFARACEAAGLVFIGPPVEAIDAMGDKIRAKATVSKAGVPVVPGASDVDIPDGGFAEAAAKVGYPLLLKPSAGGGGKGMRLVRGPEELDAAIESARREAKGSFGDDTLLMERFVTTPRHIEIQVMADRHGNVIHLGERECSLQRRHQKIIEEAPSVLLDPETREKMGSAAAEAARSVGYVGAGTVEFIMSAHNPDEFFFMEMNTRLQVEHPVTELVTGLDLVEWQVRVAAGEHLTVAQEDVVLNGHAVEARVYAEDPARGFIPTGGTVLAVHEPAGDGVRVDSWMTRGAVIGSNYDPMLAKVIAWGPDRAAALHRLDLALADTALLGVGTNTAFLRGLLADADVRAGRLDTELVDRRLAELVSSNVPAEFFVAAALDRFLELQPSGSIVDPWDVPDGWRMGGSGGVTFRLKSGTARAVVRVQGMPSAATVFVDDAEPVEVSARRDGDVLEIRHAGGFHRYRHACAPDRTVWLARDGLSFPFGEQEFVLSSRGEAAGSGPVTSPMPGTVLVVKVAAGDVVRAGTPLLVVEAMKMEHTVTAPVDGVVSELPVRAGQQVALDETLAVVVPQEEQQ, encoded by the coding sequence ATGTTCGACTCAGTGTTGGTCGCCAACCGCGGCGAGATCGCCGTCCGGGTCATCCGCACGCTGCGGGACCTCGGCATCCGCGCGGTCGCGGTGTACAGCGACGCGGACGCCGAGGCCCGGCACGTCCGCGAGGCGCACACCGCGGTCCGGATCGGGCCCGCCGAGGCCTCGAAGAGCTACCTCTCCATTCCGGCCATCGTGGACGCGGCCGTGTCGTCGGGCGCGCAGGCCGTGCACCCGGGGTACGGCTTCCTGGCGGAGAACGCCGAGTTCGCGCGCGCCTGCGAGGCGGCCGGTCTCGTGTTCATCGGGCCGCCGGTCGAGGCGATCGACGCCATGGGCGACAAGATCCGCGCCAAGGCGACGGTGTCGAAGGCCGGGGTCCCGGTCGTGCCCGGCGCGTCCGACGTGGACATCCCCGACGGCGGGTTCGCGGAAGCCGCGGCGAAGGTGGGCTACCCGCTGCTGCTCAAGCCGTCCGCCGGGGGTGGCGGCAAGGGCATGCGGCTCGTGCGCGGACCGGAGGAGCTGGACGCGGCGATCGAGTCCGCGCGGCGTGAGGCCAAGGGATCCTTCGGCGACGACACGCTGCTGATGGAGCGGTTCGTCACCACGCCGCGGCACATCGAGATCCAGGTCATGGCCGACCGGCACGGAAACGTCATCCACCTCGGCGAGCGCGAGTGCAGCCTGCAGCGGCGGCACCAGAAGATCATCGAGGAAGCGCCGTCGGTGCTGCTGGATCCCGAGACGCGCGAAAAGATGGGCTCGGCGGCCGCCGAAGCCGCGCGTTCGGTCGGGTACGTCGGGGCCGGCACGGTCGAGTTCATCATGTCGGCGCACAACCCGGACGAGTTCTTCTTCATGGAGATGAACACCCGGCTGCAGGTGGAGCACCCGGTCACCGAGCTGGTCACCGGCCTCGATCTGGTCGAGTGGCAGGTCCGGGTCGCGGCGGGGGAACACCTGACCGTAGCGCAGGAGGACGTCGTCCTCAATGGACACGCCGTCGAAGCGCGGGTGTACGCCGAGGACCCGGCGCGCGGGTTCATCCCGACCGGCGGGACGGTGCTGGCGGTGCACGAACCGGCGGGTGACGGCGTCCGCGTCGACTCGTGGATGACGCGCGGCGCGGTGATCGGCTCGAACTACGACCCGATGCTGGCCAAGGTCATCGCGTGGGGCCCGGACCGCGCGGCGGCGCTGCACCGGCTCGACCTGGCGCTGGCGGACACGGCCCTGTTGGGCGTCGGCACGAACACGGCGTTCCTGCGCGGGCTGCTGGCGGACGCCGACGTCCGCGCCGGCCGGCTCGACACCGAGCTGGTCGACCGGCGGCTGGCCGAACTAGTCTCCTCGAACGTCCCCGCGGAATTCTTCGTCGCGGCCGCGCTGGACCGATTCCTGGAACTGCAGCCATCGGGGTCCATTGTGGACCCGTGGGACGTGCCGGACGGCTGGCGGATGGGCGGCTCGGGCGGGGTGACGTTCCGGCTCAAATCCGGTACTGCCCGCGCGGTGGTCCGGGTGCAGGGCATGCCGTCCGCCGCGACGGTCTTCGTCGACGACGCCGAGCCGGTCGAGGTCTCGGCCCGGCGCGACGGCGACGTCCTGGAGATCCGGCACGCCGGCGGGTTCCACCGCTACCGCCACGCCTGCGCGCCCGACCGGACGGTCTGGCTCGCCCGTGACGGCCTGAGCTTTCCCTTCGGGGAGCAGGAGTTCGTGCTGTCGTCGCGCGGCGAAGCGGCCGGATCGGGCCCGGTCACCAGCCCGATGCCGGGCACGGTGCTCGTCGTCAAGGTCGCCGCGGGTGACGTCGTGCGGGCCGGGACCCCGTTGCTGGTCGTCGAAGCCATGAAGATGGAGCACACCGTCACCGCACCGGTCGACGGCGTGGTCAGCGAACTCCCCGTCCGAGCGGGCCAACAGGTCGCGCTGGACGAAACCCTTGCCGTAGTAGTGCCCCAAGAGGAGCAGCAGTGA
- a CDS encoding acyl-CoA dehydrogenase family protein, which yields MIDFRLDEEYEALRKTVEDFAHAEVAPVIGELYEKEEFPYEIVAKMAEMGLFGLPFPEEFGGMGGDYFALCLALEELARVDSSVAITLEAGVSLGAMPIFRFGTQEQKEKWLPDLCAGTALGGFGLTEPGGGSDAGATRTRATMDGDEWVINGSKAFITNSGTDITRLVTVTAVTDVMENGRKEISAIIVPSGTPGFAVAPKYSKVGWNCSDTHELSFSDVRVPVENLVGTRGRGYAQFLSILDEGRVAIAALSVGLAQGCVDECLKYVKDRVAFGKRIGEYQAIQFKVADMEVRTHTARLAYYQAASKMLRGEPFKKEASIAKLVASNAAMDNARDATQIFGGYGFMNEFPVSRFYRDAKILEIGEGTSEVQKMLISRHLGVA from the coding sequence GTGATCGACTTCCGCCTGGACGAGGAGTACGAGGCCCTCCGCAAGACCGTCGAGGACTTCGCGCACGCCGAGGTCGCGCCGGTGATCGGCGAGCTGTACGAGAAGGAAGAATTCCCGTACGAGATCGTCGCGAAGATGGCCGAGATGGGCCTGTTCGGCCTCCCGTTCCCCGAGGAGTTCGGCGGCATGGGCGGGGACTACTTCGCGCTGTGCCTGGCGTTGGAGGAACTGGCCCGGGTCGATTCGTCGGTCGCGATCACCCTGGAGGCCGGGGTGTCGCTGGGCGCGATGCCGATCTTCCGGTTCGGGACGCAGGAGCAGAAGGAGAAGTGGCTCCCCGACCTCTGCGCCGGCACGGCGCTGGGCGGGTTCGGCCTGACCGAGCCGGGCGGCGGCTCGGACGCGGGCGCGACCCGCACCCGCGCCACGATGGACGGTGACGAGTGGGTCATCAACGGCAGCAAGGCGTTCATCACGAACTCGGGCACGGACATCACGCGGCTGGTCACGGTCACGGCGGTGACGGACGTGATGGAGAACGGCCGCAAGGAGATCTCGGCGATCATCGTCCCGTCGGGCACGCCCGGCTTTGCGGTCGCGCCGAAGTACTCGAAGGTCGGCTGGAACTGCTCGGACACGCACGAGCTGTCCTTTTCGGACGTCCGGGTGCCGGTCGAGAACCTGGTCGGCACGCGGGGCCGCGGGTACGCGCAGTTCCTGTCTATTTTGGACGAGGGCCGGGTCGCGATCGCCGCGCTGTCGGTGGGGCTGGCGCAGGGCTGCGTCGACGAGTGCCTGAAGTACGTGAAGGACCGCGTGGCGTTCGGCAAGCGGATCGGGGAGTACCAGGCGATCCAGTTCAAGGTCGCCGACATGGAGGTCCGCACGCACACGGCCCGCCTGGCGTACTACCAGGCGGCGTCGAAGATGCTGCGGGGCGAGCCGTTCAAGAAGGAAGCGTCGATCGCGAAGCTGGTCGCGTCGAACGCGGCGATGGACAACGCCCGTGACGCGACGCAGATCTTCGGCGGCTACGGGTTCATGAACGAATTCCCGGTGAGCCGGTTCTACCGCGACGCCAAGATCCTGGAGATCGGCGAGGGGACGAGCGAGGTCCAGAAGATGCTGATCTCGCGCCACCTCGGGGTCGCCTGA
- a CDS encoding YbaB/EbfC family nucleoid-associated protein, whose translation MPPGDPLAAFTVELEEIRAKAASAQEALRSATASVQSPDGAVSVTVGPSGVLQDLRFGPRAYERPPQALSGLVLQLIGKAQQKVSAQVADAFGDMVGENSAARELLDEFLPAPEPDEGTPPDKSDVFMPEQEAEDRTPRPPHRPAPNPPPPPQGPPQQGPPRRRPRPAPDEDDGESNPW comes from the coding sequence GTGCCCCCGGGCGATCCGTTGGCCGCGTTCACCGTCGAACTCGAAGAAATCCGGGCAAAGGCCGCAAGCGCGCAGGAAGCGCTCCGATCCGCCACCGCCAGCGTGCAGTCGCCGGACGGCGCGGTCTCGGTGACCGTCGGTCCCAGCGGCGTGCTGCAGGACCTCCGGTTCGGCCCGCGTGCCTACGAACGGCCCCCGCAAGCCCTGTCCGGTCTGGTGCTGCAGCTGATCGGCAAGGCGCAGCAGAAGGTTTCGGCGCAGGTCGCCGACGCGTTCGGCGACATGGTGGGCGAGAACTCGGCCGCGCGCGAACTGCTGGACGAATTCCTGCCCGCCCCCGAACCGGACGAGGGGACGCCCCCGGACAAGAGCGACGTGTTCATGCCGGAGCAGGAAGCGGAGGACCGCACGCCGCGGCCCCCGCACCGCCCGGCGCCGAACCCGCCGCCACCGCCGCAAGGTCCGCCGCAGCAAGGTCCGCCACGGCGTCGTCCCCGGCCCGCGCCGGACGAGGACGACGGCGAAAGCAACCCCTGGTAG
- a CDS encoding GNAT family N-acetyltransferase: MDNTVIRSGDSGDVDTLLGFFDEAVEWLVARGSSKQWGTEPWSGVPKRVERVTGMAADPGLRIAMVGGEPAGALIVSEEHDPHVPPVDERELYVRLLITSRRFTGQRVGARLIEYALDEARRRRIDLVRVDCWAGGDGDLQRYYESQGFKPTVRFHVDDWVGQVLEQRVG; encoded by the coding sequence ATGGACAACACCGTCATCCGATCGGGTGACTCTGGGGACGTCGACACCCTGCTGGGCTTCTTCGACGAGGCCGTCGAATGGCTGGTCGCGCGCGGCAGTTCGAAGCAGTGGGGCACCGAGCCGTGGAGCGGGGTCCCGAAGCGCGTCGAACGCGTCACCGGCATGGCCGCCGACCCCGGGCTGCGCATCGCGATGGTCGGCGGCGAGCCCGCCGGCGCACTGATCGTTTCCGAAGAGCACGACCCGCACGTGCCGCCGGTTGACGAGCGTGAACTGTACGTCCGGCTGCTGATCACGTCCCGGCGCTTCACCGGGCAGCGCGTCGGCGCGCGGCTGATCGAGTACGCGCTCGACGAGGCACGACGGCGCCGCATCGACCTCGTGCGCGTCGACTGCTGGGCCGGTGGCGACGGCGACCTGCAGCGGTACTACGAGAGCCAGGGCTTCAAGCCGACCGTGCGGTTCCACGTCGACGACTGGGTCGGTCAGGTGCTCGAGCAACGCGTGGGGTAG
- a CDS encoding SDR family oxidoreductase, producing MAEELAGKVVVITGGGQGIGAATASALARLGAKVVIGDLDQVRAEKTAGELDAEALPLDVTDIRGFTEFLDEVERRHGRIDVLINNAGIMPLARLEEESDATTRRQLEINLHAVIHGTREAVKRMRPRRSGHIVNVASFAGKAGFPGAATYCATKHAVVGLSESVHLELHGSGVHISCVMPAIVRTELASGLGEAKFFKSSRPEDVADAIVATLRKPRFEVFVPRSVGSMGKLTRLLPRRAGEALARALKADQLLASAAHSPARADYEARAAESAPGAGTE from the coding sequence ATGGCCGAAGAGCTCGCGGGCAAGGTCGTCGTCATCACCGGCGGCGGGCAGGGGATCGGCGCGGCGACCGCGTCGGCGCTGGCCCGGCTGGGGGCGAAGGTGGTGATCGGCGACCTGGACCAGGTCCGGGCCGAGAAGACCGCCGGCGAGCTGGACGCCGAGGCGCTCCCGCTCGACGTCACCGACATCCGCGGGTTCACCGAGTTCCTCGACGAGGTCGAACGCCGCCACGGCCGCATCGACGTGCTGATCAACAACGCCGGCATCATGCCGCTCGCTCGCCTGGAGGAAGAGAGCGACGCGACGACCCGGCGTCAGCTGGAGATCAACCTGCACGCCGTCATCCACGGCACCCGCGAAGCGGTGAAGCGGATGCGACCGAGGCGGTCCGGGCACATCGTCAACGTCGCTTCCTTCGCCGGCAAAGCGGGTTTTCCGGGCGCGGCGACGTACTGCGCGACCAAGCACGCCGTCGTCGGGTTGTCCGAGTCGGTGCACCTGGAGCTGCACGGATCCGGCGTGCACATCTCGTGCGTGATGCCCGCGATCGTCCGGACCGAGCTCGCGAGCGGCCTCGGCGAAGCGAAGTTCTTCAAGTCGTCGCGCCCGGAAGACGTGGCCGACGCCATCGTCGCCACGCTGCGCAAGCCGCGGTTCGAGGTCTTCGTGCCCCGCTCGGTGGGCAGTATGGGCAAGCTCACCCGGCTGCTGCCGCGGCGGGCCGGTGAAGCGCTGGCGCGTGCGTTGAAAGCGGACCAGCTTTTGGCTTCAGCGGCCCATTCCCCGGCTCGCGCGGACTACGAGGCGCGCGCCGCCGAGAGCGCGCCCGGGGCCGGTACGGAGTAA
- a CDS encoding alpha/beta fold hydrolase, which produces MVSPPARLAAAASNVVGKVLHGGVADLRPMPRVLIDQGPNRSVYRMTHSSRPVSGPPVLLVPPLAAPAICFDLRRGCSLIEHLVEGGRNAYLVDYGMVAFSDRRLGIEHWIDEVLPRAIRKVSEDAGGQAVHLVSWSLGGIFSLLVNADQPDLPIASITAIGSPVDFTAIPIVAPFRPLVDLTNGHLLTPIYRAFGGAPSYLVSRVFRATGISKEITKPIAILKNLDDRDYLAQIEAVDHFMSNMYAYPGRTFGQLYHRLFRTNDLAEGKVDLNGRIISLSSVRVPTLVVAGENDTIAPRPSVERVVELLDHAPEVRFKTAPGGHLGVLTGRKARGTTWRYLDEFLDDQAAPSAD; this is translated from the coding sequence ATGGTTTCACCGCCCGCACGACTGGCCGCGGCGGCGTCGAACGTCGTCGGCAAGGTGCTGCACGGCGGGGTCGCCGACCTGCGCCCGATGCCGCGGGTGCTGATCGACCAGGGTCCCAACCGCTCGGTGTACCGGATGACGCACAGCAGCCGCCCGGTGTCCGGGCCGCCGGTCCTGCTGGTGCCGCCGCTGGCCGCGCCGGCGATCTGCTTCGACCTGCGCCGCGGCTGCAGCCTCATCGAGCACTTGGTCGAGGGCGGCCGCAACGCCTACCTCGTCGACTACGGGATGGTCGCGTTTTCGGACCGGCGCCTGGGCATCGAGCACTGGATCGACGAGGTCCTGCCGCGCGCGATCCGGAAGGTGAGCGAGGACGCGGGCGGCCAGGCCGTGCACCTGGTGTCGTGGTCGCTCGGCGGGATCTTCTCGCTGCTGGTGAACGCGGACCAGCCGGACCTCCCGATCGCGTCGATCACGGCGATCGGTTCGCCGGTCGACTTCACGGCGATCCCGATCGTGGCACCGTTCCGCCCGCTGGTCGACCTGACGAACGGCCACCTGCTGACCCCGATCTACCGCGCGTTCGGCGGCGCACCGTCCTATTTGGTCAGCCGCGTGTTCCGCGCGACGGGCATCAGCAAGGAGATCACGAAGCCGATCGCGATCCTGAAGAACCTCGACGACCGCGACTACCTCGCGCAGATCGAGGCGGTCGACCACTTCATGAGCAACATGTACGCCTACCCGGGGCGCACGTTCGGCCAGCTGTACCACCGGCTGTTCCGCACGAACGACCTGGCCGAGGGCAAGGTGGACCTGAACGGGCGCATCATTTCGCTGTCGTCGGTGCGCGTGCCGACCCTGGTGGTGGCGGGCGAGAACGACACGATCGCACCCCGGCCGTCGGTGGAGCGGGTGGTGGAACTGCTCGACCACGCCCCGGAAGTCCGCTTCAAGACCGCACCGGGCGGCCACCTCGGCGTCCTGACCGGCCGCAAGGCCCGCGGCACGACGTGGCGCTACCTGGACGAATTCCTCGACGACCAGGCCGCGCCGTCAGCCGACTAG
- a CDS encoding peptidoglycan recognition protein family protein gives MYVPWLVDAARSTGYPVVEVPGWQTRGHGGMRVVEGVVGHHTATADSAPGDYPSLDIVTNGRADLAGPLCNLGLGRSGTIYVVAAGCAYHAGASRWLGFLDVNDEFLGIEAESAGAGGWTEAQRDAYPKLVAALLRYMSRGVERYAGHKDVCLPVGRKIDPVGIDTAWLRERAANPSGAGPLGADVEILERITVTPPDNGEHTVRVFLSGSVGAAIVVRPRLSGDGTAKPLWVPDIFAWGSDRTGIGFNPRQLPGYDPRLTTHRRYRVPGAVWADVRYSAAEPFEIDLVG, from the coding sequence GTGTACGTTCCCTGGCTCGTCGATGCCGCTCGCAGCACCGGGTATCCCGTCGTCGAAGTGCCCGGGTGGCAGACCCGGGGGCACGGCGGCATGCGCGTCGTCGAAGGCGTCGTCGGGCACCACACCGCCACCGCCGATTCCGCGCCCGGGGACTACCCCTCGCTCGACATCGTCACCAACGGGCGCGCCGATCTCGCCGGGCCGTTGTGCAACCTCGGGCTCGGGCGCAGCGGGACGATCTACGTCGTCGCCGCCGGGTGTGCCTACCACGCCGGTGCGTCGCGGTGGCTCGGGTTCCTCGACGTCAACGACGAATTTCTCGGCATCGAAGCGGAATCCGCGGGGGCCGGGGGCTGGACGGAGGCGCAGCGGGACGCCTACCCGAAACTCGTCGCCGCGCTGTTGCGGTACATGTCGCGCGGGGTCGAGCGGTACGCCGGGCACAAGGACGTCTGCCTGCCGGTCGGCCGCAAAATCGACCCCGTCGGCATCGACACCGCGTGGCTGCGCGAGCGCGCCGCCAACCCCAGCGGCGCCGGGCCGCTCGGTGCGGACGTCGAAATCCTCGAACGCATCACCGTCACCCCGCCCGACAACGGCGAGCACACCGTGCGCGTCTTCCTGTCCGGCAGTGTGGGCGCGGCGATCGTCGTCCGGCCGCGGCTGAGCGGCGACGGCACCGCGAAACCCTTGTGGGTGCCCGACATCTTCGCGTGGGGCTCCGACCGGACGGGCATCGGCTTCAACCCGCGGCAGCTGCCGGGGTACGACCCGAGGCTGACGACACACCGGCGTTACCGCGTGCCCGGCGCGGTGTGGGCGGACGTCCGCTACAGCGCCGCCGAGCCGTTCGAGATCGACCTAGTCGGCTGA
- a CDS encoding acyl-CoA dehydrogenase family protein has protein sequence MINLEAPKKAGALINQAYQAAAEVFRPISRKYDRAEHTYPAELDMFAALLDGLNSSGEGGAGAAGVRRSGADDKAKGNRNGANLNVVLGTIEMCWGDVGLLLSMPRQGLGNAAIGSVATDEQLERFSGMWAAMAITEPSFGSDSAAVSTTARLDGDHYVLNGEKIFVTSGERADAVVVWATLDKSKGRAAIKSFVVEKGTPGFEVVRVEHKLGIRASDTAVLRFENCRVPAENLLGSPEIDTAKGFAGVMQTFDNTRPLVAAMAIGVARAALEETRRILTEAGVSIDYDRPANSQHAAAAEFLRLEADYESAYLLTLESAWMADNRKPNSLQASMAKAKAGRSVVEIALKCVELTGAYGEESLLEKWARDAKILDIFEGTQQIQQLIVARRILGKSSAELK, from the coding sequence ATGATTAACCTAGAAGCTCCCAAGAAGGCCGGCGCGCTGATCAACCAGGCGTACCAGGCCGCGGCCGAGGTGTTCCGGCCGATCTCGCGCAAATACGACCGCGCAGAGCACACCTACCCGGCCGAGCTGGACATGTTCGCGGCGCTGCTCGACGGCCTGAACTCGTCGGGCGAGGGTGGCGCGGGCGCGGCGGGCGTCCGGCGCTCCGGCGCCGACGACAAGGCGAAGGGCAACCGCAACGGCGCCAACCTGAACGTGGTCCTCGGCACGATCGAGATGTGCTGGGGCGACGTCGGCCTGCTGCTGTCGATGCCCCGCCAGGGCCTCGGCAACGCGGCGATCGGCTCGGTCGCGACCGACGAGCAGCTGGAGCGCTTCTCCGGCATGTGGGCGGCGATGGCGATCACCGAGCCGTCCTTCGGTTCGGACTCGGCGGCGGTCAGCACGACGGCCCGCCTCGATGGTGACCACTACGTCCTCAACGGCGAGAAGATCTTCGTGACGTCGGGCGAGCGCGCGGACGCCGTGGTCGTCTGGGCGACGCTGGACAAGTCCAAGGGCCGCGCGGCGATCAAGTCGTTCGTGGTCGAGAAGGGCACCCCGGGCTTCGAGGTGGTGCGCGTCGAGCACAAACTCGGCATCCGCGCTTCCGACACGGCTGTGCTGCGCTTCGAAAACTGCCGCGTGCCGGCGGAGAACCTGCTGGGCTCGCCGGAAATCGACACGGCCAAGGGGTTCGCGGGCGTCATGCAGACGTTCGACAACACGCGCCCCCTGGTGGCGGCGATGGCGATCGGCGTGGCACGGGCGGCGCTGGAGGAGACGCGTCGCATCCTCACCGAAGCCGGCGTTTCGATCGACTACGACCGCCCAGCGAACTCGCAGCACGCGGCGGCGGCGGAATTCCTCCGCCTGGAAGCGGATTACGAGTCGGCTTATCTGCTGACGCTGGAATCCGCGTGGATGGCGGACAACCGCAAGCCGAACTCACTGCAGGCTTCGATGGCGAAGGCGAAGGCCGGGCGTTCGGTGGTGGAGATCGCGCTCAAGTGCGTCGAGCTGACCGGCGCTTACGGCGAAGAGTCTTTGCTCGAAAAGTGGGCTCGTGACGCCAAAATCCTCGACATCTTCGAGGGGACGCAGCAGATTCAGCAGTTGATCGTCGCGAGGCGGATCCTCGGGAAGTCCTCCGCCGAACTGAAGTAG
- a CDS encoding acyl-CoA dehydrogenase family protein — MGWGLSALTRLAGSKVVDRAGLRKPLEDLVTAGTRNGFRVAGAATRSFKSVQKLGKPARLAPSADTGLFDLTPSEDQQLIVETVTEFAAEQLRPAAADADAKLEAPEGLLSRAAELGISLVGIPEELGGVGTERSVVTNALVAEALAHGDLGLAVAVLAPSAVSTALVSWGDEQQQADYLPAFVGENVPAAALALQEQKALYDPFKPATKARRTPKGYQLDGVKSLVPRAAQAELFIVSADLEGRGPALFLVESSNAGVTIEAEPAMGLRGAATGKLHLEHVNLPAGALLGGGKLDVFTDLVRLSRLGWAALAAGTAKAVLDYVVPYVNERVAFGEPISHRQAVAFSVADIAIELEGLRLVTLRAAARAEQGKPYAREVALARKLATDKGMQIGNAGVQLLGGHGFVKEHPVERWYRDLRAIGVMEGAVLL, encoded by the coding sequence ATGGGCTGGGGCCTTTCCGCGCTGACCCGGCTGGCCGGGAGCAAGGTCGTCGACCGCGCGGGGCTGCGCAAGCCCCTCGAGGACCTGGTCACCGCGGGGACCCGCAACGGCTTCCGCGTCGCCGGCGCGGCGACCCGGTCGTTCAAGTCGGTGCAGAAGCTGGGCAAGCCCGCCCGGCTCGCGCCGTCCGCGGACACGGGGCTGTTCGACCTCACGCCGAGTGAGGACCAGCAGCTCATCGTCGAGACGGTGACGGAGTTCGCCGCCGAGCAGCTGCGGCCGGCCGCCGCGGACGCCGACGCCAAGCTCGAGGCGCCCGAGGGCCTGCTGAGCCGGGCCGCCGAGCTGGGCATCAGCCTGGTCGGCATCCCCGAGGAGCTCGGGGGCGTCGGCACCGAACGCTCGGTCGTCACCAACGCGCTCGTCGCGGAAGCGCTCGCGCACGGCGACCTCGGCCTGGCCGTGGCCGTGCTCGCGCCGTCCGCGGTCAGCACCGCGCTGGTCAGCTGGGGCGACGAGCAGCAGCAGGCCGACTACCTGCCCGCGTTCGTCGGCGAGAACGTCCCCGCCGCGGCGCTGGCGCTGCAGGAGCAGAAAGCGCTCTACGACCCGTTCAAGCCCGCGACGAAGGCGCGTCGCACGCCGAAGGGCTACCAGCTCGACGGCGTGAAGTCGCTGGTCCCGCGCGCGGCGCAGGCGGAGCTGTTCATCGTGTCGGCCGACCTCGAAGGCCGCGGCCCCGCGCTGTTCCTCGTCGAGTCGTCCAACGCCGGGGTGACCATCGAGGCCGAGCCGGCGATGGGCCTGCGCGGCGCCGCGACCGGCAAGCTGCACCTGGAGCACGTCAACCTGCCGGCGGGCGCGCTGCTCGGCGGCGGCAAGCTCGACGTCTTCACCGACCTCGTCCGGCTTTCGCGGCTGGGCTGGGCGGCGCTGGCCGCCGGCACCGCGAAAGCCGTCCTCGACTACGTCGTCCCCTACGTCAACGAGCGGGTGGCGTTCGGCGAGCCGATCAGCCACCGGCAGGCCGTGGCGTTCTCGGTCGCCGACATCGCGATCGAGCTGGAGGGCCTACGCCTGGTGACGCTGCGCGCCGCGGCTCGCGCCGAGCAGGGCAAGCCGTACGCGCGGGAGGTCGCGCTGGCCCGGAAGCTGGCCACGGACAAGGGCATGCAGATCGGCAACGCGGGCGTGCAGCTGCTCGGCGGGCACGGCTTCGTCAAGGAGCACCCGGTCGAGCGCTGGTACCGCGACCTGCGGGCCATCGGCGTCATGGAAGGCGCCGTCCTTCTCTAG
- a CDS encoding SDR family NAD(P)-dependent oxidoreductase, whose product MTTYLITGANGGLGAVAARELAARGDRVVLAVRDPARVTPPPGDTEVRRLDLADLASVREFAGGWSGELDVLINNAGVMAVPYARTADGFETHMAVNHFGPFLLTNLLLPHLTGRVVTVSSGLARTGRVRLDDLNWEHRRYSALGAYSQSKLANLLFTQELQRRLSGSAVRAVAAHPGVARTGLDRHFGGGRSLLMKAVYPLIAQKKAEYGALPILFAATEDVPGNAYVGPGGRNGERPRLERRTDHAGARELWEISTRLTS is encoded by the coding sequence ATGACCACTTACCTGATCACCGGCGCCAACGGCGGCCTCGGCGCCGTCGCCGCACGCGAACTCGCCGCCCGGGGCGACCGCGTCGTCCTCGCCGTCCGCGACCCCGCCCGCGTCACGCCGCCGCCGGGAGACACCGAAGTCCGGCGCCTCGACCTCGCCGACCTGGCGTCGGTACGGGAGTTCGCCGGCGGCTGGTCCGGCGAGCTCGACGTCCTGATCAACAACGCGGGCGTGATGGCCGTGCCGTACGCGCGGACCGCGGACGGCTTCGAGACGCACATGGCCGTCAACCACTTCGGCCCGTTCCTGCTGACGAACCTGCTGCTCCCGCACCTGACCGGCCGGGTCGTCACCGTCTCGTCCGGGCTGGCGCGGACGGGACGGGTCCGTCTCGACGACCTGAACTGGGAGCACCGCCGCTACTCCGCGCTCGGCGCCTACAGCCAGTCCAAGCTGGCGAACCTGCTGTTCACGCAGGAACTCCAGCGGCGGCTGTCCGGAAGCGCGGTCCGGGCCGTCGCCGCGCACCCCGGCGTCGCGCGGACCGGCCTCGACCGGCACTTCGGGGGCGGCCGCTCCCTGCTGATGAAGGCCGTCTACCCGCTGATCGCGCAGAAGAAGGCGGAGTACGGGGCGCTGCCGATCCTGTTCGCCGCGACCGAAGACGTCCCCGGCAACGCCTACGTCGGCCCGGGCGGCCGGAACGGCGAGCGGCCCAGGCTCGAACGGCGTACGGACCACGCCGGCGCGCGGGAGCTGTGGGAGATCTCCACTCGTCTTACATCGTAA